A region from the Vicia villosa cultivar HV-30 ecotype Madison, WI linkage group LG3, Vvil1.0, whole genome shotgun sequence genome encodes:
- the LOC131655171 gene encoding probable protein phosphatase 2C 59: MGYLNSVLSSSSQVHSMDDAPVSGGGLSHNGKFSYGYASSPGKRSSMEDFYETRIDGVDGEIVGLFGVFDGHGGIRAAEYVKKNLFSNLISHPKFISDTKSAISDAYNHTDSEYLKSENNHHKDAGSTASTAILVGDRLLVANVGDSRAVICRGGTAFAVSRDHKPDQTDERQRIEDAGGFVMWAGTWRVGGVLAVSRAFGDRLLKQYVVADPEIQEEKVDSSLEFLILASDGLWDVVTNEEAVAMIKPLEDAEEAAKRLMQEAYQRGSADNITCVVVRFLMNQGSSSHTNSVINRP, translated from the exons ATGGGATATCTCAATTCAGTTTTGTCCTCTTCAAGTCAGGTTCATTCTATGGATGATGCACCTGTTAGCGGTGGTGGTCTCAG TCACAATGGAAAATTCAGCTATGGGTATGCGAGCTCGCCCGGCAAGAGATCTTCAATGGAAGATTTTTATGAGACAAGAATTGATGGTGTAGATGGTGAGATCGTTGGCCTTTTCGGAGTCTTTGATG GTCATGGTGGTATTCGTGCGGCTGAGTATGTTAAGAAAAATCTGTTTAGTAATTTGATCAGTCACCCGAAATTTATTTCTGACACCAAATCTGCGATAT CTGATGCATATAATCATACTGATTCGGAATATCTGAAATCAGAAAACAATCATCACAAAGATGCAGGATCTACTGCATCTACTGCCATTCTAGTCGGTGATCGTCTGCTTGTTGCAAATGTTGGAGACTCCAGGGCCGTTATATGCAGGGGTGGTACTG CATTTGCTGTTTCTCGAGATCATAAGCCAGACCAAACTGATGAGAGGCAAAGGATTGAAGATGCTGGAGGCTTTGTTATGTGGGCTG GAACTTGGAGAGTTGGAGGTGTTCTTGCTGTTTCTCGCGCATTTGGCGATAGACTCTTGAAGCAGTATGTTGTTGCTGATCCTGAAATCCAG GAAGAAAAAGTTGACAGTTCTCTCGAGTTTCTTATTCTGGCCAGCGATGGGTTATGGGACGTTGTCACAAACGAG GAAGCCGTTGCTATGATTAAACCACTTGAGGATGCAGAGGAGGCAGCAAAGAGACTAATGCAAGAAGCATATCAGAGAGGCAGCGCTGACAATATCACGTGTGTTGTCGTTCGTTTCTTGATGAACCAAGGCTCCTCTTCTCATACTAACTCCGTAATTAACCGTCCTTAG